The following proteins come from a genomic window of Meles meles chromosome 1, mMelMel3.1 paternal haplotype, whole genome shotgun sequence:
- the NUDT17 gene encoding nucleoside diphosphate-linked moiety X motif 17 isoform X3 gives MAASRVLLLLSGRPMSPSFAQSVCRLLGAGPGLGPWPTHCGLKQGQLVLSNGPFPGASTTLPLQRPPFCPFVALDQQQLRARGAELPTNRGVDLGVAVILQSSDQTVLLTRRTNTLSLSPNLWVPPGGHVELDEELLDGGLRELWEESGLQLPQDQFSWVPLGLWESAYPPRLSWGLPKYHHIILYLLVVSQESQQQLQGRIQPNPNEVNAFMWLGPDVAAAVATTEDGTETSRHLPQELPPSILIVELEEDGGARPLALPVSTLLRTTPTTAEGKERVSSGTKFALRLWLQHLGR, from the exons ATGGCCGCCTCGCGGGTGCTGCTGCTCCTGTCCGGGCGCCCCATGTCGCCGAGCTTCGCGCAGAGTGTGTGTCGCCTCCTGGGCGCTGGGCCAGGGCTCGGGCCGTGGCCCACGCACTGCGGCTTGAAGCAAGGACAACTCGTCCTCTCGAACGGGCCATTCCCAGGCGCTTCGACCACGCTTCCGCTCCAG CGACCCCCTTTCTGCCCTTTTGTGGCACTGGACCAGCAGCAGCTCAGGGCTCGGGGGGCTGAGCTGCCCACGAATCGAGGTGTGGATCTGGGTGTGGCCGTCATTCTGCAGTCCAGCGACCAGACTGTCTTGTTAACCCGAAGGACAAACACCCTCAGCCTTTCTCCCAACCTCTGGGTACCACCAG GTGGGCACGTGGAACTTGATGAAGAG CTGTTGGACGGAGGGCTCCGAGAGCTTTGGGAGGAGAGTGGATTGCAGCTGCCCCAGGACCAGTTCTCTTGGGTCCCTCTGGGGTTATGGGAG TCTGCCTACCCTCCGAGGCTGAGCTGGGGTCTccccaaataccatcacatcaTTCTCTATCTTCTCGTGGTCTCCCAGGAGTCACAGCAGCAGCTGCAG GGCCGGATCCAACCAAATCCAAATGAGGTGAACGCCTTTATGTGGCTGGGACCAGATGTAGCAGCTGCAGTGGCCACCACGGAGGATGGTACAGAGACATCCAGGCATCTCCCCCAGGAGCTACCACCCTCCATCCT TATAGTAGAACTAGAGGAGGATGGAGGAGCTCGACCCCTGGCCTTGCCCGTGTCCACGCTGCTGCGGACAACCCCAACCACAgctgaaggaaaagagagggtCAGCTCTGGGACCAAGTTTGCCCTCAGGCTCTGGCTGCAACATCTGGGCAG GTAG
- the NUDT17 gene encoding nucleoside diphosphate-linked moiety X motif 17 isoform X8 produces the protein MAASRVLLLLSGRPMSPSFAQSVCRLLGAGPGLGPWPTHCGLKQGQLVLSNGPFPGASTTLPLQRPPFCPFVALDQQQLRARGAELPTNRGVDLGVAVILQSSDQTVLLTRRTNTLSLSPNLWVPPGGHVELDEELLDGGLRELWEESGLQLPQDQFSWVPLGLWESAYPPRLSWGLPKYHHIILYLLVVSQESQQQLQGRIQPNPNEVNAFMWLGPDVAAAVATTEDGTETSRHLPQELPPSIL, from the exons ATGGCCGCCTCGCGGGTGCTGCTGCTCCTGTCCGGGCGCCCCATGTCGCCGAGCTTCGCGCAGAGTGTGTGTCGCCTCCTGGGCGCTGGGCCAGGGCTCGGGCCGTGGCCCACGCACTGCGGCTTGAAGCAAGGACAACTCGTCCTCTCGAACGGGCCATTCCCAGGCGCTTCGACCACGCTTCCGCTCCAG CGACCCCCTTTCTGCCCTTTTGTGGCACTGGACCAGCAGCAGCTCAGGGCTCGGGGGGCTGAGCTGCCCACGAATCGAGGTGTGGATCTGGGTGTGGCCGTCATTCTGCAGTCCAGCGACCAGACTGTCTTGTTAACCCGAAGGACAAACACCCTCAGCCTTTCTCCCAACCTCTGGGTACCACCAG GTGGGCACGTGGAACTTGATGAAGAG CTGTTGGACGGAGGGCTCCGAGAGCTTTGGGAGGAGAGTGGATTGCAGCTGCCCCAGGACCAGTTCTCTTGGGTCCCTCTGGGGTTATGGGAG TCTGCCTACCCTCCGAGGCTGAGCTGGGGTCTccccaaataccatcacatcaTTCTCTATCTTCTCGTGGTCTCCCAGGAGTCACAGCAGCAGCTGCAG GGCCGGATCCAACCAAATCCAAATGAGGTGAACGCCTTTATGTGGCTGGGACCAGATGTAGCAGCTGCAGTGGCCACCACGGAGGATGGTACAGAGACATCCAGGCATCTCCCCCAGGAGCTACCACCCTCCATCCT GTAG
- the NUDT17 gene encoding nucleoside diphosphate-linked moiety X motif 17 isoform X7, whose amino-acid sequence MAASRVLLLLSGRPMSPSFAQSVCRLLGAGPGLGPWPTHCGLKQGQLVLSNGPFPGASTTLPLQRPPFCPFVALDQQQLRARGAELPTNRGVDLGVAVILQSSDQTVLLTRRTNTLSLSPNLWVPPGGHVELDEELLDGGLRELWEESGLQLPQDQFSWVPLGLWESAYPPRLSWGLPKYHHIILYLLVVSQESQQQLQGRIQPNPNEVNAFMWLGPDVAAAVATTEDGTETSRHLPQELPPSILVCPVIRRHS is encoded by the exons ATGGCCGCCTCGCGGGTGCTGCTGCTCCTGTCCGGGCGCCCCATGTCGCCGAGCTTCGCGCAGAGTGTGTGTCGCCTCCTGGGCGCTGGGCCAGGGCTCGGGCCGTGGCCCACGCACTGCGGCTTGAAGCAAGGACAACTCGTCCTCTCGAACGGGCCATTCCCAGGCGCTTCGACCACGCTTCCGCTCCAG CGACCCCCTTTCTGCCCTTTTGTGGCACTGGACCAGCAGCAGCTCAGGGCTCGGGGGGCTGAGCTGCCCACGAATCGAGGTGTGGATCTGGGTGTGGCCGTCATTCTGCAGTCCAGCGACCAGACTGTCTTGTTAACCCGAAGGACAAACACCCTCAGCCTTTCTCCCAACCTCTGGGTACCACCAG GTGGGCACGTGGAACTTGATGAAGAG CTGTTGGACGGAGGGCTCCGAGAGCTTTGGGAGGAGAGTGGATTGCAGCTGCCCCAGGACCAGTTCTCTTGGGTCCCTCTGGGGTTATGGGAG TCTGCCTACCCTCCGAGGCTGAGCTGGGGTCTccccaaataccatcacatcaTTCTCTATCTTCTCGTGGTCTCCCAGGAGTCACAGCAGCAGCTGCAG GGCCGGATCCAACCAAATCCAAATGAGGTGAACGCCTTTATGTGGCTGGGACCAGATGTAGCAGCTGCAGTGGCCACCACGGAGGATGGTACAGAGACATCCAGGCATCTCCCCCAGGAGCTACCACCCTCCATCCT GGTTTGTCCAGTGATCAGAAGGCATTCctga
- the NUDT17 gene encoding nucleoside diphosphate-linked moiety X motif 17 isoform X6 → MAASRVLLLLSGRPMSPSFAQSVCRLLGAGPGLGPWPTHCGLKQGQLVLSNGPFPGASTTLPLQRPPFCPFVALDQQQLRARGAELPTNRGVDLGVAVILQSSDQTVLLTRRTNTLSLSPNLWVPPGGHVELDEESAYPPRLSWGLPKYHHIILYLLVVSQESQQQLQGRIQPNPNEVNAFMWLGPDVAAAVATTEDGTETSRHLPQELPPSILIVELEEDGGARPLALPVSTLLRTTPTTAEGKERVSSGTKFALRLWLQHLGRVCPVIRRHS, encoded by the exons ATGGCCGCCTCGCGGGTGCTGCTGCTCCTGTCCGGGCGCCCCATGTCGCCGAGCTTCGCGCAGAGTGTGTGTCGCCTCCTGGGCGCTGGGCCAGGGCTCGGGCCGTGGCCCACGCACTGCGGCTTGAAGCAAGGACAACTCGTCCTCTCGAACGGGCCATTCCCAGGCGCTTCGACCACGCTTCCGCTCCAG CGACCCCCTTTCTGCCCTTTTGTGGCACTGGACCAGCAGCAGCTCAGGGCTCGGGGGGCTGAGCTGCCCACGAATCGAGGTGTGGATCTGGGTGTGGCCGTCATTCTGCAGTCCAGCGACCAGACTGTCTTGTTAACCCGAAGGACAAACACCCTCAGCCTTTCTCCCAACCTCTGGGTACCACCAG GTGGGCACGTGGAACTTGATGAAGAG TCTGCCTACCCTCCGAGGCTGAGCTGGGGTCTccccaaataccatcacatcaTTCTCTATCTTCTCGTGGTCTCCCAGGAGTCACAGCAGCAGCTGCAG GGCCGGATCCAACCAAATCCAAATGAGGTGAACGCCTTTATGTGGCTGGGACCAGATGTAGCAGCTGCAGTGGCCACCACGGAGGATGGTACAGAGACATCCAGGCATCTCCCCCAGGAGCTACCACCCTCCATCCT TATAGTAGAACTAGAGGAGGATGGAGGAGCTCGACCCCTGGCCTTGCCCGTGTCCACGCTGCTGCGGACAACCCCAACCACAgctgaaggaaaagagagggtCAGCTCTGGGACCAAGTTTGCCCTCAGGCTCTGGCTGCAACATCTGGGCAG GGTTTGTCCAGTGATCAGAAGGCATTCctga
- the NUDT17 gene encoding nucleoside diphosphate-linked moiety X motif 17 isoform X5 yields the protein MAASRVLLLLSGRPMSPSFAQSVCRLLGAGPGLGPWPTHCGLKQGQLVLSNGPFPGASTTLPLQQLRARGAELPTNRGVDLGVAVILQSSDQTVLLTRRTNTLSLSPNLWVPPGGHVELDEELLDGGLRELWEESGLQLPQDQFSWVPLGLWESAYPPRLSWGLPKYHHIILYLLVVSQESQQQLQGRIQPNPNEVNAFMWLGPDVAAAVATTEDGTETSRHLPQELPPSILIVELEEDGGARPLALPVSTLLRTTPTTAEGKERVSSGTKFALRLWLQHLGRVCPVIRRHS from the exons ATGGCCGCCTCGCGGGTGCTGCTGCTCCTGTCCGGGCGCCCCATGTCGCCGAGCTTCGCGCAGAGTGTGTGTCGCCTCCTGGGCGCTGGGCCAGGGCTCGGGCCGTGGCCCACGCACTGCGGCTTGAAGCAAGGACAACTCGTCCTCTCGAACGGGCCATTCCCAGGCGCTTCGACCACGCTTCCGCTCCAG CAGCTCAGGGCTCGGGGGGCTGAGCTGCCCACGAATCGAGGTGTGGATCTGGGTGTGGCCGTCATTCTGCAGTCCAGCGACCAGACTGTCTTGTTAACCCGAAGGACAAACACCCTCAGCCTTTCTCCCAACCTCTGGGTACCACCAG GTGGGCACGTGGAACTTGATGAAGAG CTGTTGGACGGAGGGCTCCGAGAGCTTTGGGAGGAGAGTGGATTGCAGCTGCCCCAGGACCAGTTCTCTTGGGTCCCTCTGGGGTTATGGGAG TCTGCCTACCCTCCGAGGCTGAGCTGGGGTCTccccaaataccatcacatcaTTCTCTATCTTCTCGTGGTCTCCCAGGAGTCACAGCAGCAGCTGCAG GGCCGGATCCAACCAAATCCAAATGAGGTGAACGCCTTTATGTGGCTGGGACCAGATGTAGCAGCTGCAGTGGCCACCACGGAGGATGGTACAGAGACATCCAGGCATCTCCCCCAGGAGCTACCACCCTCCATCCT TATAGTAGAACTAGAGGAGGATGGAGGAGCTCGACCCCTGGCCTTGCCCGTGTCCACGCTGCTGCGGACAACCCCAACCACAgctgaaggaaaagagagggtCAGCTCTGGGACCAAGTTTGCCCTCAGGCTCTGGCTGCAACATCTGGGCAG GGTTTGTCCAGTGATCAGAAGGCATTCctga
- the NUDT17 gene encoding nucleoside diphosphate-linked moiety X motif 17 isoform X2, with the protein MAASRVLLLLSGRPMSPSFAQSVCRLLGAGPGLGPWPTHCGLKQGQLVLSNGPFPGASTTLPLQRPPFCPFVALDQQQLRARGAELPTNRGVDLGVAVILQSSDQTVLLTRRTNTLSLSPNLWVPPGGHVELDEELLDGGLRELWEESGLQLPQDQFSWVPLGLWESAYPPRLSWGLPKYHHIILYLLVVSQESQQQLQGRIQPNPNEVNAFMWLGPDVAAAVATTEDGTETSRHLPQELPPSILIVELEEDGGARPLALPVSTLLRTTPTTAEGKERVSSGTKFALRLWLQHLGRVCPVIRRHS; encoded by the exons ATGGCCGCCTCGCGGGTGCTGCTGCTCCTGTCCGGGCGCCCCATGTCGCCGAGCTTCGCGCAGAGTGTGTGTCGCCTCCTGGGCGCTGGGCCAGGGCTCGGGCCGTGGCCCACGCACTGCGGCTTGAAGCAAGGACAACTCGTCCTCTCGAACGGGCCATTCCCAGGCGCTTCGACCACGCTTCCGCTCCAG CGACCCCCTTTCTGCCCTTTTGTGGCACTGGACCAGCAGCAGCTCAGGGCTCGGGGGGCTGAGCTGCCCACGAATCGAGGTGTGGATCTGGGTGTGGCCGTCATTCTGCAGTCCAGCGACCAGACTGTCTTGTTAACCCGAAGGACAAACACCCTCAGCCTTTCTCCCAACCTCTGGGTACCACCAG GTGGGCACGTGGAACTTGATGAAGAG CTGTTGGACGGAGGGCTCCGAGAGCTTTGGGAGGAGAGTGGATTGCAGCTGCCCCAGGACCAGTTCTCTTGGGTCCCTCTGGGGTTATGGGAG TCTGCCTACCCTCCGAGGCTGAGCTGGGGTCTccccaaataccatcacatcaTTCTCTATCTTCTCGTGGTCTCCCAGGAGTCACAGCAGCAGCTGCAG GGCCGGATCCAACCAAATCCAAATGAGGTGAACGCCTTTATGTGGCTGGGACCAGATGTAGCAGCTGCAGTGGCCACCACGGAGGATGGTACAGAGACATCCAGGCATCTCCCCCAGGAGCTACCACCCTCCATCCT TATAGTAGAACTAGAGGAGGATGGAGGAGCTCGACCCCTGGCCTTGCCCGTGTCCACGCTGCTGCGGACAACCCCAACCACAgctgaaggaaaagagagggtCAGCTCTGGGACCAAGTTTGCCCTCAGGCTCTGGCTGCAACATCTGGGCAG GGTTTGTCCAGTGATCAGAAGGCATTCctga
- the NUDT17 gene encoding nucleoside diphosphate-linked moiety X motif 17 isoform X4 produces MAASRVLLLLSGRPMSPSFAQSVCRLLGAGPGLGPWPTHCGLKQGQLVLSNGPFPGASTTLPLQRPPFCPFVALDQQQLRARGAELPTNRGVDLGVAVILQSSDQTVLLTRRTNTLSLSPNLWVPPGGHVELDEELLDGGLRELWEESGLQLPQDQFSWVPLGLWESAYPPRLSWGLPKYHHIILYLLVVSQESQQQLQGRIQPNPNEVNAFMWLGPDVAAAVATTEDGTETSRHLPQELPPSILIVELEEDGGARPLALPVSTLLRTTPTTAEGKERVSSGTKFALRLWLQHLGR; encoded by the exons ATGGCCGCCTCGCGGGTGCTGCTGCTCCTGTCCGGGCGCCCCATGTCGCCGAGCTTCGCGCAGAGTGTGTGTCGCCTCCTGGGCGCTGGGCCAGGGCTCGGGCCGTGGCCCACGCACTGCGGCTTGAAGCAAGGACAACTCGTCCTCTCGAACGGGCCATTCCCAGGCGCTTCGACCACGCTTCCGCTCCAG CGACCCCCTTTCTGCCCTTTTGTGGCACTGGACCAGCAGCAGCTCAGGGCTCGGGGGGCTGAGCTGCCCACGAATCGAGGTGTGGATCTGGGTGTGGCCGTCATTCTGCAGTCCAGCGACCAGACTGTCTTGTTAACCCGAAGGACAAACACCCTCAGCCTTTCTCCCAACCTCTGGGTACCACCAG GTGGGCACGTGGAACTTGATGAAGAG CTGTTGGACGGAGGGCTCCGAGAGCTTTGGGAGGAGAGTGGATTGCAGCTGCCCCAGGACCAGTTCTCTTGGGTCCCTCTGGGGTTATGGGAG TCTGCCTACCCTCCGAGGCTGAGCTGGGGTCTccccaaataccatcacatcaTTCTCTATCTTCTCGTGGTCTCCCAGGAGTCACAGCAGCAGCTGCAG GGCCGGATCCAACCAAATCCAAATGAGGTGAACGCCTTTATGTGGCTGGGACCAGATGTAGCAGCTGCAGTGGCCACCACGGAGGATGGTACAGAGACATCCAGGCATCTCCCCCAGGAGCTACCACCCTCCATCCT TATAGTAGAACTAGAGGAGGATGGAGGAGCTCGACCCCTGGCCTTGCCCGTGTCCACGCTGCTGCGGACAACCCCAACCACAgctgaaggaaaagagagggtCAGCTCTGGGACCAAGTTTGCCCTCAGGCTCTGGCTGCAACATCTGGGCAGGTAA
- the NUDT17 gene encoding nucleoside diphosphate-linked moiety X motif 17 isoform X1, whose protein sequence is MAASRVLLLLSGRPMSPSFAQSVCRLLGAGPGLGPWPTHCGLKQGQLVLSNGPFPGASTTLPLQVGRKGSGVEGRSGVGGRVWSWCQRPGSIRLDLLPHRAALPDFCPASEALTQTATHPPHSRQRPPFCPFVALDQQQLRARGAELPTNRGVDLGVAVILQSSDQTVLLTRRTNTLSLSPNLWVPPGGHVELDEELLDGGLRELWEESGLQLPQDQFSWVPLGLWESAYPPRLSWGLPKYHHIILYLLVVSQESQQQLQGRIQPNPNEVNAFMWLGPDVAAAVATTEDGTETSRHLPQELPPSILIVELEEDGGARPLALPVSTLLRTTPTTAEGKERVSSGTKFALRLWLQHLGR, encoded by the exons ATGGCCGCCTCGCGGGTGCTGCTGCTCCTGTCCGGGCGCCCCATGTCGCCGAGCTTCGCGCAGAGTGTGTGTCGCCTCCTGGGCGCTGGGCCAGGGCTCGGGCCGTGGCCCACGCACTGCGGCTTGAAGCAAGGACAACTCGTCCTCTCGAACGGGCCATTCCCAGGCGCTTCGACCACGCTTCCGCTCCAGGTCGGGAGAAAAGGGAGCGGGGTGGAGGGCAGGAGTGGGGTCGGGGGTAGGGTGTGGAGCTGGTGCCAGAGGCCAGGCTCGATCAGACTCGACCTCCTCCCCCATCGCGCGGCGTTGCCCGATTTTTGCCCTGCTTCTGAAGCCTTAACCCAAACGGCTACCCACCCTCCGCACTCCCGCCAGCGACCCCCTTTCTGCCCTTTTGTGGCACTGGACCAGCAGCAGCTCAGGGCTCGGGGGGCTGAGCTGCCCACGAATCGAGGTGTGGATCTGGGTGTGGCCGTCATTCTGCAGTCCAGCGACCAGACTGTCTTGTTAACCCGAAGGACAAACACCCTCAGCCTTTCTCCCAACCTCTGGGTACCACCAG GTGGGCACGTGGAACTTGATGAAGAG CTGTTGGACGGAGGGCTCCGAGAGCTTTGGGAGGAGAGTGGATTGCAGCTGCCCCAGGACCAGTTCTCTTGGGTCCCTCTGGGGTTATGGGAG TCTGCCTACCCTCCGAGGCTGAGCTGGGGTCTccccaaataccatcacatcaTTCTCTATCTTCTCGTGGTCTCCCAGGAGTCACAGCAGCAGCTGCAG GGCCGGATCCAACCAAATCCAAATGAGGTGAACGCCTTTATGTGGCTGGGACCAGATGTAGCAGCTGCAGTGGCCACCACGGAGGATGGTACAGAGACATCCAGGCATCTCCCCCAGGAGCTACCACCCTCCATCCT TATAGTAGAACTAGAGGAGGATGGAGGAGCTCGACCCCTGGCCTTGCCCGTGTCCACGCTGCTGCGGACAACCCCAACCACAgctgaaggaaaagagagggtCAGCTCTGGGACCAAGTTTGCCCTCAGGCTCTGGCTGCAACATCTGGGCAGGTAA